A genomic stretch from Pochonia chlamydosporia 170 chromosome 4, whole genome shotgun sequence includes:
- a CDS encoding tetratricopeptide repeat domain-containing protein (similar to Neosartorya fischeri NRRL 181 XP_001258631.1), which produces MSKHTKPSTNEDDYYNLGTHHRHITTSDPNAQIWFNRGLVWCYGFNHEEAAKCFQRVIDYDPSCAIAYWALAYALGPNYNKPWELFAKHELTSTAQRTHRAVEQAKANCTNATPVEKALIEAIHFRYPRIHAPAKSDYCIWNREYADAMAGVASQFPDDLDVATLYADSMMNLTPWQLWDIKTGEPSNGARTVEIKRVLDRAIAQQGGDQHPGLLHLYIHLMEMSQTPEAGMPAADKLRGLVPDAGHLNHMPSHLDILVGDYARAVTANTDAILADEKFLRREGPMNFYTLYRSHDYHFRLYGAMFSGQSKIAFETVDMLEASISEELLRVETPPMADWLEAFLAMRVHALIRFGKWQEVLALKLPQDKDLYCVTTALLHYAKGVAYAALNRVEEANMHRKLFRESVPLVKPSRTLFNNKCVDILDVAEALLNGEIEYRCGNYDAAFAHLREAILRYDWLPFDEPWGWMQPVRHAYGALLLEQGHVEEALGIYKADLGLDDTLPRVHRHPNN; this is translated from the exons atgtcaaaaCATACGAAGCCGTCCACCAACGAAGACGACTACTACAACCTCGGCACCCACCATCGccacatcaccacatcaGACCCAAACGCACAAATATGGTTCAACCgtggtcttgtctggtgctacGGCTTCAACCACGAAGAAGCGGCAAAATGCTTTCAACGAGTCATTGACTACGACCCATCATGTGCAATTGCCTACTGGGCCCTTGCATACGCCCTCGGCCCTAATTACAACAAGCCTTGGGAACTCTTTGCCAAACACGAGCTCACAAGCACTGCACAACGGACACATCGCGCTGTGGaacaagccaaagcaaaTTGTACAAATGCCACGCCGGTGGAAAAGGCTCtcattgaagccattcaTTTCAGATATCCAAGGATACACGCTCCCGCCAAATCAGACTACTGTATCTGGAACCGCGAATACgctgatgccatggccgGCGTAGCTTCTCAGTTCCCAGACGACCTCGATGTAGCCACCTTGTACGCCGACTCCATGATGAACCTCACCCCCTGGCAGCTATGGGACATCAAAACCGGCGAGCCCTCCAACGGAGCACGCACCGTCGAGATCAAGCGGGTGCTCGACAGGGCCATCGCCCAACAAGGCGGCGACCAACACCCAGGCCTCCTCCACCTCTACATCCACCTCATGGAAATGTCACAAACACCCGAAGCAGGTATGCCGGCAGCAGATAAACTGCGTGGTCTTGTACCCGACGCAGGACACCTCAACCACATGCCTTCTCACCTGGACATCCTTGTGGGCGACTATGCCCGCGCCGTCACCGCCAACACAGATGCCATTCTCGCAGACGAAAAGTTCCTCCGCCGCGAAGGTCCCATGAACTTTTACACCCTTTACCGCAGCCACGACTACCACTTCCGCCTCTACGGCGCCATGTTCTCCGGCCAGTCTAAAATCGCCTTTGAAACTGTCGACATGCTTGAGGCCAGCATTTCTGAGGAGCTTCTTCGCGTGGAAACTCCTCCCATGGCAGACTGGCTAGAAGCATTCCTGGCCATGCGCGTCCACGCACTCATCCGCTTTGGAAAGTGGCAAGAAGTTCTGGCCCTAAAACTACCGCAAGACAAGGACTTATACTGCGTCACCACAGCGCTTCTCCACTACGCAAAGGGCGTGGCATACGCCGCGCTGAACCGGGTCGaagaagcaaacatgcaTAGAAAGCTGTTCCGCGAATCAGTGCCTCTTGTTAAACCCTCAAGGACGCTGTTCAACAATAAATGCGTCGACATTCTGGACGTAGCAGAGGCCTTACTGAACGGCGAGATCGAATACCGCTGCGGTAATTACGACGCTGCATTCGCGCATCTACGAGAAGCCATATTGCGCTACGACTGGTTACCGTTTGACGAACCGTGGGGGTGGATGCAGCCCGTTCGTCATGCCTACGGCGCATTGTTACTGGAGCAGGGCCACGTCGAGGAGGCATTGGGCATTTACAAGGCTGACCTGGGATTAGATGATACATTACCTAGGGTACATCGGCATCCCAATAAC TGA